From the genome of Lentilactobacillus buchneri, one region includes:
- a CDS encoding PrsW family intramembrane metalloprotease, producing MKKSVKTIGSHFFSLVWTGVRRNYDNLDDNIAKHLGESEPNSPVEIHLSRMFSEVFKRHSRDEADRLFIVGTKTTTPSLRKVSSRPVTPWFFTRVFLVLAVSFVMLMALLFVFKSNKVIPGIIFIGSLAVPFSLLMMFFEINVYQNISVRQTMVIFLVGGILSLIVTMTFYLILPIRTEVSIESALIVGIVEELAKCVVIILFINTYKANYIFNGVLIGAAIGAGFSVFESSGYVSEYGLATIFTRSFQAIGTHAIWAAIIGGAVILGKTRKKQFTVRDFFTKPKFFIFFLVVICLHTFWDWDIPNTGIGVSLLQELIDIAIGWFLIFVMIDAGLREVKTLQGQQIIIHRSKQKKFVNKR from the coding sequence ATGAAAAAAAGTGTTAAAACAATTGGTAGTCATTTTTTCTCTTTGGTGTGGACCGGTGTTCGTCGAAATTATGATAATTTGGATGATAACATCGCCAAACATCTGGGAGAGTCCGAGCCCAACAGTCCGGTTGAGATTCATTTATCACGGATGTTTTCGGAAGTCTTTAAACGGCATTCCAGAGACGAAGCCGACCGTTTATTCATCGTCGGCACTAAAACAACGACTCCCAGCCTGCGGAAAGTATCCAGCCGGCCGGTCACGCCGTGGTTTTTTACCCGCGTCTTTTTAGTTCTGGCAGTCAGCTTCGTCATGCTAATGGCCTTACTGTTTGTCTTCAAAAGTAACAAGGTCATTCCCGGAATTATTTTTATCGGGTCTTTGGCAGTGCCATTCTCCCTTTTGATGATGTTCTTTGAGATCAACGTCTATCAAAACATTTCTGTGCGACAAACCATGGTGATCTTTTTAGTCGGCGGGATTCTGTCGTTAATTGTGACGATGACCTTTTATCTCATCCTGCCGATTCGAACCGAGGTTAGTATTGAATCTGCTTTGATTGTTGGGATTGTTGAAGAACTGGCCAAATGTGTCGTGATTATTTTGTTCATTAATACCTATAAAGCCAACTACATTTTCAATGGCGTCCTAATCGGCGCGGCCATTGGTGCCGGGTTCTCGGTTTTCGAAAGTTCCGGTTATGTCAGTGAATACGGTCTGGCCACAATTTTTACCCGGAGTTTTCAAGCCATCGGCACCCATGCGATTTGGGCAGCGATTATCGGTGGGGCCGTGATTCTCGGCAAGACGCGGAAAAAGCAATTTACCGTGCGGGACTTCTTTACGAAACCCAAATTTTTTATATTCTTTCTCGTGGTCATCTGCCTGCACACATTTTGGGATTGGGATATCCCCAACACCGGAATTGGCGTATCATTACTGCAGGAATTAATTGATATTGCGATCGGCTGGTTCCTAATCTTTGTCATGATCGATGCCGGGTTAAGAGAAGTCAAGACACTGCAGGGGCAACAGATTATCATTCATCGAAGTAAACAGAAGAAGTTCGTTAATAAACGCTAG
- a CDS encoding potassium channel family protein gives MKQATKNMPILLYNILVVSLALVSFVLAVLALVTKITLNEGPYRVIFGLIWLFFLIDYLIRFKRAKSKKDFLISNLFDLIALIPSHPIFIFFRIARIYSIVRYYNLLWRFGLSGKLTNALHKFLYDTGFIYLLSISLVILIFSSLIFASFEHDSLQNSLWWAISTATTVGYGDITPKTDGGKIISAVLMLGGIGFIGLLTSTITDFFTSQDKHNDETDVLKDLTKQVTRLSRQVNQLQKELKKEAVPKKLPTAKNHQKNRRS, from the coding sequence ATGAAACAAGCCACCAAGAACATGCCAATCTTGCTTTACAATATCCTTGTCGTTTCATTGGCACTGGTTTCCTTTGTCTTGGCAGTTCTTGCCCTCGTGACTAAAATTACCCTCAATGAAGGGCCATACCGAGTGATCTTTGGACTCATATGGCTCTTTTTCCTGATCGATTATTTAATTCGTTTCAAACGGGCCAAGTCAAAAAAAGATTTCCTAATCTCCAATCTATTTGACTTGATTGCGCTGATCCCCTCGCACCCAATCTTTATCTTCTTCCGGATTGCCAGGATTTATTCGATTGTCCGTTATTACAACCTGCTGTGGCGATTTGGTCTCTCTGGCAAATTAACCAACGCCCTTCACAAATTTCTCTATGACACCGGCTTTATCTACCTGTTATCAATCAGTCTGGTAATCCTCATCTTCAGCTCGCTGATCTTTGCGTCTTTTGAGCATGATTCCCTGCAGAATTCACTCTGGTGGGCCATTTCGACCGCGACCACCGTTGGTTACGGTGACATTACCCCCAAGACCGACGGCGGCAAAATCATTTCGGCCGTCCTGATGCTGGGTGGAATCGGTTTTATTGGTTTACTAACTTCCACCATCACCGACTTTTTCACTTCTCAGGATAAACACAATGACGAAACCGATGTGCTGAAAGATTTAACCAAACAAGTCACCCGGCTGTCCAGACAGGTCAATCAGCTGCAAAAAGAACTTAAGAAAGAAGCCGTTCCCAAAAAGCTCCCAACTGCTAAAAATCATCAAAAAAATAGGAGGTCCTAA
- the spx gene encoding transcriptional regulator Spx, which yields MLNLYVAQSSASSRKARAWLKSHHIDFKERNINSNPLNADEVKQILRLTENGSEDIISTRSNIYKKLNLDLDNLTVSQLVDLVVKYPDLIKRPIIFDDHRLEVGFNEEEIRRFLPRSVREAELRELESQIS from the coding sequence ATGCTGAATTTATATGTAGCACAAAGCAGCGCTTCAAGTCGGAAGGCACGTGCATGGTTGAAGAGCCATCACATTGATTTTAAGGAAAGAAATATCAATTCCAACCCTCTTAACGCTGATGAGGTAAAACAAATTTTACGTTTAACCGAAAACGGCAGTGAAGACATTATTTCTACACGGTCTAACATCTACAAGAAGTTGAATTTGGACCTGGACAACTTAACTGTTTCACAGTTGGTTGATCTTGTCGTTAAGTACCCCGATTTGATTAAACGTCCGATTATATTTGACGATCATCGTCTTGAGGTTGGATTTAACGAAGAAGAAATCAGAAGATTCTTGCCACGAAGTGTTCGTGAAGCAGAACTTCGTGAACTGGAATCACAAATTAGTTAA
- a CDS encoding cation:proton antiporter, translating to MLVFYSLTLLIVAAIIANILYTIFPSLPLTFYQIGCGFLLSLLPFFQNYSLEPEIFMLMVIAPLMFNDGQNTSASYFRHSIRQILNLAVILAVVTAVIIGLVAHLLLPLIPLALCFAVAAIVTPTDSVAFKSITKDIELPTSVSGALENESLFNDASGIVIFNLALASFISGDFSFAQGLTRFLISFFGGLVVGAVAGLIFVKIQTLLVNKSMDTASVIVPFSIMTPIAIYLFSEELGCSGILAVVAAGIIYGINQSRLKLTSTSVRLVTNATWGVITSLLNGVVFVLLGVTLPKVIKRMIPYSNTLIIKLVFDALAIYLVMLLIRYIWMRTNLFGVQDKVPTTREALVSAVGGVHGTITLAMALSIPLTSLGQPFPFRDQLIYIATIVILLSLIVPTITLPLLCPKKQVEDQGQFNQYRGEMVNYAISQVKQDSTIALLDRNYVIDMLNSQKNNPEVDRKQVQEIMAGAQQVSVQAVVDLAAEGKIDQKIANLFSRRMITAPSNHLGFWTRIKYIFKYQLRRFKSRKKTKQIKQRIQAAIPKQTRQQIHDQRQQTNLLIKDAMFTSANSYLDQIEDDQNSNAVNFVRSSYSFRQSRSAGDTQTDSDRNSLLIKSFQYEYAYVADAFKAGKISKSLSDQLSQSISTDQMAYMEQGSGTDFLLA from the coding sequence ATGCTAGTCTTCTATTCACTCACCCTGTTAATCGTGGCTGCGATCATTGCTAACATCTTGTACACAATCTTTCCCAGCCTCCCGTTAACCTTCTATCAAATTGGTTGCGGCTTCTTATTATCATTACTGCCATTCTTCCAGAATTATTCTTTGGAGCCGGAAATTTTCATGCTGATGGTGATTGCGCCGTTGATGTTCAATGACGGCCAAAACACCAGCGCGAGCTATTTTCGACATTCAATCAGACAAATTCTGAATCTGGCAGTCATCCTGGCGGTGGTGACCGCCGTCATCATCGGCTTAGTCGCCCACTTGCTGCTGCCGCTGATCCCGCTGGCACTTTGCTTTGCAGTGGCCGCAATCGTTACTCCAACGGACTCTGTGGCCTTCAAATCAATCACTAAAGATATTGAACTGCCGACAAGCGTTTCCGGTGCACTGGAAAATGAATCCTTATTCAACGATGCTTCCGGAATCGTTATCTTCAATTTAGCCCTGGCATCCTTTATCTCCGGGGATTTCTCATTTGCTCAGGGGCTGACGCGGTTTTTGATCAGCTTCTTCGGCGGCCTGGTGGTTGGCGCAGTCGCCGGTTTGATCTTCGTAAAAATTCAAACGCTATTGGTCAATAAATCAATGGATACTGCCAGTGTGATCGTGCCATTTAGTATCATGACCCCGATTGCCATTTACTTATTTTCCGAGGAACTGGGATGTTCCGGGATTTTGGCAGTCGTGGCTGCCGGCATCATCTACGGCATCAATCAAAGCCGTTTAAAGCTCACTTCGACCAGTGTGCGGCTGGTCACCAATGCGACCTGGGGTGTGATCACCAGCCTCTTAAATGGGGTGGTGTTCGTCCTCTTAGGCGTTACCCTGCCGAAAGTCATCAAACGAATGATTCCCTATTCAAATACCTTAATTATCAAATTGGTCTTTGATGCACTGGCAATTTATCTGGTTATGTTACTCATTCGGTATATTTGGATGCGGACCAACCTGTTTGGCGTCCAAGATAAAGTCCCAACGACGCGCGAAGCCCTGGTCAGCGCTGTCGGTGGGGTTCATGGAACGATTACTTTGGCCATGGCACTGTCAATTCCGCTGACGTCCCTTGGCCAGCCGTTTCCATTCCGCGACCAGTTGATCTACATTGCCACAATTGTCATCTTATTAAGCCTGATTGTCCCAACAATCACCCTGCCCCTGTTATGTCCGAAAAAGCAAGTTGAGGATCAGGGTCAGTTCAATCAATACCGTGGTGAAATGGTCAACTACGCTATTTCCCAGGTCAAACAAGACTCGACGATCGCACTTTTGGACCGCAACTATGTCATTGACATGTTGAACAGCCAGAAAAATAATCCGGAAGTCGACCGCAAACAGGTCCAGGAAATTATGGCCGGCGCCCAGCAAGTCAGCGTCCAAGCGGTGGTCGATTTAGCCGCCGAGGGCAAAATCGACCAAAAGATTGCCAATTTGTTTTCACGACGGATGATCACAGCGCCCAGCAACCACTTGGGCTTTTGGACAAGGATTAAGTATATTTTTAAATACCAGCTGCGCCGATTTAAATCGCGGAAGAAAACCAAACAAATCAAACAACGAATCCAAGCAGCCATTCCCAAGCAAACCCGCCAGCAGATTCATGACCAGCGCCAACAGACTAATCTATTGATCAAAGACGCCATGTTTACCAGTGCCAACAGCTATTTAGACCAAATTGAAGACGATCAAAACAGCAATGCAGTTAATTTTGTCCGCAGCTCATACAGCTTCCGCCAGAGCCGTTCTGCAGGTGACACCCAAACTGACAGTGACAGAAATAGCTTGTTAATTAAATCATTCCAATATGAATACGCCTACGTGGCAGATGCCTTCAAAGCCGGTAAGATTTCCAAAAGCCTGTCAGACCAGCTCAGCCAAAGTATTTCCACTGATCAGATGGCTTACATGGAGCAGGGATCCGGAACCGATTTCCTGTTGGCTTAA
- a CDS encoding M57 family metalloprotease, which translates to MKQRQGIMTLIFAAVLSIGLLGGFTSTADVSAKQTVKVVKVQKVATKAYRATKGYMYNSPKLTKKIHNLKNYPKTTFYSKKRVTIKTTNNKTAYYTYVANKSGKIKGYVYSKYLKLYQPTKTTSTSSSNSQSDNSISTPQVISKSSLSSLIAASPDLDPTGELLSLTSADYKTYQSVFNKNFNVGNYADEGVFTDDQASIYVKSPTLQPYVQKAIDKWNTALGTTVFTLGTAQNHSLTLGFGNGQSEGWDGVFDGDSVQVDYYDFHDRTYPYGPMPLPSSQTIQIKLSTDDTDVDGAAEGMAATRVKQSAATHRDTSAHYLTTTVSGTPTELLENYWVGVITHELGHALGLDHTPYFQDIMAAPASTEDGQSQENAKYDWTTYKDSDNVQGGALTATLSQRDIDRAKLTKLLGYW; encoded by the coding sequence ATGAAACAAAGACAAGGCATCATGACATTAATTTTTGCTGCGGTCCTTTCAATCGGGCTGCTCGGCGGTTTTACTTCGACAGCTGACGTGAGTGCCAAGCAGACCGTCAAAGTGGTCAAAGTTCAGAAGGTTGCGACCAAAGCTTATCGGGCAACCAAGGGTTACATGTATAATTCACCCAAGCTCACCAAGAAAATTCATAACTTAAAAAATTATCCGAAGACGACTTTTTATTCTAAAAAGCGGGTCACCATTAAGACCACCAACAACAAGACGGCATACTACACTTACGTTGCCAATAAGAGCGGCAAAATCAAAGGCTATGTCTACTCGAAATACTTAAAACTGTATCAGCCAACCAAGACGACATCGACCAGTTCATCGAATTCTCAATCAGATAACTCGATTTCCACTCCCCAAGTCATTTCCAAATCGTCATTGTCGTCCTTAATTGCGGCTTCTCCGGACTTGGATCCGACTGGAGAGTTACTGAGTCTGACCTCAGCTGATTATAAGACCTATCAATCGGTTTTCAATAAGAATTTCAATGTTGGAAACTATGCCGATGAGGGTGTCTTTACAGATGATCAGGCCTCAATTTATGTCAAATCACCAACCCTGCAGCCTTACGTGCAAAAGGCAATCGATAAATGGAACACTGCTTTAGGCACCACTGTCTTTACGCTTGGGACGGCACAAAACCACAGCTTGACATTGGGATTTGGTAACGGCCAATCAGAAGGCTGGGATGGTGTCTTTGACGGCGACAGTGTCCAGGTCGATTATTACGACTTCCACGATCGGACTTATCCATATGGTCCGATGCCATTGCCCTCATCGCAAACCATCCAGATTAAATTGTCGACTGATGATACAGATGTTGACGGGGCCGCTGAGGGGATGGCAGCAACCCGTGTCAAACAGTCAGCTGCCACTCATCGTGATACTAGCGCTCATTATTTGACCACCACCGTCAGCGGTACGCCAACTGAACTGCTGGAAAATTACTGGGTCGGCGTGATTACCCATGAATTGGGCCATGCTCTCGGTCTGGATCATACCCCATACTTCCAAGACATCATGGCAGCTCCGGCCAGCACCGAAGATGGCCAGAGCCAAGAAAATGCCAAGTATGATTGGACGACTTACAAAGATTCCGACAACGTCCAAGGCGGCGCTTTAACCGCGACATTGAGTCAGCGAGACATTGATCGTGCCAAGCTGACTAAACTCTTGGGTTACTGGTAA
- a CDS encoding NAD(P)/FAD-dependent oxidoreductase gives MTEVDSFYDITIIGGGPAGMFAGFYAGLRNAKTQIIESLAEMGGQVTALYPEKTILDVGGYPNIKARTLVDELEKQLSGSDTAVKLNQTVIDVQQIDGGYQVTTNQEVTKTKSIIIATGVGAFNPRKLAVDNSEDFEGKSLFYSVKHLDQFRDQTVLVAGGGDSAIDEALLLHGVAKKVYLLHRRDKFRALEHNVERLIQSTIEPVTPYLIKGLTQLDNGQVEVEAKKMKTEEIKKLAVDKIVVNYGFIAQDDALNKWEAHPEINRGTIEVQPSGKTNLQNVFAIGDVSKYEGKQPLIATAFGEAPIAVNSIMKSLYPDRRGPIHSTSIRK, from the coding sequence ATGACAGAAGTTGATTCATTTTATGACATTACCATTATTGGCGGCGGTCCGGCGGGGATGTTTGCCGGTTTTTACGCCGGTTTGCGGAATGCCAAGACCCAAATTATCGAAAGCTTGGCAGAAATGGGTGGTCAGGTGACGGCATTGTACCCTGAAAAGACGATATTAGACGTTGGCGGCTATCCAAACATCAAAGCCAGAACATTAGTCGATGAGTTGGAAAAACAGCTCAGCGGCTCTGATACGGCCGTTAAATTAAATCAGACGGTGATCGATGTCCAACAGATTGACGGCGGCTATCAGGTCACCACTAATCAAGAAGTCACCAAGACGAAATCAATTATTATTGCCACCGGGGTCGGGGCCTTTAATCCCCGTAAGCTGGCAGTTGATAACAGTGAAGATTTTGAAGGCAAGAGCCTATTTTATAGTGTCAAACATCTGGATCAGTTCCGCGACCAAACCGTCTTAGTTGCCGGCGGTGGTGACTCTGCCATTGATGAGGCACTGCTCCTGCACGGCGTGGCCAAAAAAGTGTACCTGCTGCATCGCCGTGATAAGTTCCGTGCCTTGGAGCATAACGTTGAACGATTGATCCAGTCGACCATTGAACCGGTGACCCCTTATCTGATTAAAGGCTTAACTCAATTAGATAATGGTCAAGTGGAAGTCGAAGCAAAGAAAATGAAGACCGAAGAGATCAAGAAGCTGGCCGTTGACAAGATTGTCGTCAATTACGGCTTTATTGCTCAAGATGATGCCTTGAACAAATGGGAGGCTCATCCGGAAATCAACCGGGGCACCATTGAAGTTCAACCCAGTGGCAAAACCAATTTACAGAACGTTTTTGCGATTGGGGATGTTTCCAAGTACGAAGGCAAACAGCCACTGATCGCCACAGCTTTTGGCGAAGCGCCCATTGCCGTTAATTCGATTATGAAAAGCTTGTATCCGGATCGCAGAGGTCCGATTCACAGTACATCCATTAGAAAATAA
- a CDS encoding nucleoside hydrolase: MAQKKMILDLDTGIDDAMAIAYAVADPDVDLIGIIGSYGNVYVEDGVQNSLKILELLGATDVPVYQGLSHSSESDHFDRMPVSAQIHGENGIGDVQLPDPKRQPEKGDAIDFFIDAVKQYGKDLILVPTGPLTNLDAAIKKAPEITKEIGNITIMGGAVTVPGNVTNVAEANIQQDATAADHVFRKAPLTQVGLDVTLRTLLTYKETQQWRDLHTKSGEAFADIVDYYIKAYEVTSPDLHGCALHDPFAVGVAINPGFVQTIDLNMYVTTDEKYYGRTTGDPARLDDPNTNVKVAVNADVPAYLNAFMTHLTGLFSKH, from the coding sequence ATGGCTCAGAAAAAAATGATTCTCGACCTGGACACCGGTATTGATGACGCAATGGCAATTGCCTATGCGGTCGCCGATCCCGATGTTGATTTAATTGGTATTATCGGTTCCTACGGTAATGTGTACGTTGAAGACGGGGTTCAAAATTCACTGAAGATTTTGGAACTCTTGGGCGCAACGGACGTTCCGGTTTATCAAGGACTGTCACACTCATCCGAATCCGATCACTTCGACAGAATGCCGGTTAGTGCCCAGATTCATGGTGAAAACGGCATCGGCGATGTTCAATTGCCCGACCCCAAACGTCAACCGGAAAAAGGCGATGCCATTGACTTCTTTATTGACGCCGTTAAGCAATACGGTAAGGATCTCATCTTGGTTCCAACTGGTCCATTGACCAACCTTGACGCTGCCATTAAGAAGGCTCCGGAAATTACCAAGGAAATCGGCAATATTACCATCATGGGTGGCGCTGTTACGGTTCCTGGAAATGTAACCAACGTCGCCGAGGCTAACATTCAACAGGATGCAACCGCCGCTGATCACGTCTTTAGAAAGGCCCCACTGACTCAAGTTGGCTTGGACGTGACCCTCAGAACCCTATTAACTTACAAAGAAACCCAGCAATGGCGTGATCTTCACACCAAATCAGGTGAAGCCTTCGCCGACATCGTTGATTACTACATCAAGGCTTATGAAGTCACCAGCCCAGACCTTCACGGCTGTGCCCTTCACGATCCGTTTGCGGTTGGCGTGGCAATTAACCCAGGTTTCGTTCAAACCATCGATTTGAACATGTATGTCACCACCGATGAGAAGTATTACGGCCGAACGACCGGAGACCCGGCAAGACTGGATGATCCAAACACCAACGTTAAAGTGGCTGTCAATGCAGATGTTCCAGCCTACCTGAATGCATTCATGACACACTTGACTGGACTGTTCAGTAAACATTAA
- a CDS encoding ATP-binding cassette domain-containing protein, which yields MFEHGAIEVHDAYQNNLKHVDLKIPKYAITVFAGLSGSGKSSLVFDTIAAASRRELNETFPSFTQQYLPKYGQPHVKNIEHLPVAIVIEQKRIGKNARSTLSTYTGIYSLLRLLFSRAGQPFVGYSDTFSFNLPQGMCQKCQGLGYVDDIDANALIDPEKSLNQGAITFVSFGPNTWRWRRYTDSGLFDNDKPLKDYTKKEMDTLLYAPQQTLKDAPAAWHRTALYEGLIPRIRRSIIGKKEAQHHKEALAKIVTRRPCPECHGTRLRPEVLTCKINGKNIADVLSMDLVHALKFLHEIKVPLVTDVIREVATKIQSLIDIGLGYLTLDRSTETLSGGETQRIKIAKFLTSSLVDMVYILDEPSVGLHPHDIQLIKNALINLKNKGNTIMVVEHNPELMPIADYVVEIGPKAGRGGGQVTFTGTYDQLLNGHTMTGEYLKQPLTYRKPRPFKSAISLKDVTTHNLKDVSVNIPLGVETVISGVAGSGKSSLVDALRPKLHEPYIDLAQGAIGTNIRSTPVTYLDILDDIRKIFAKVSGASTSLFSYNGKGACPRCKGKGVTITNMAFMDPVVQKCEMCDGKRYNNEALSYLYQGKNISEVLNMPIESAIDFFKDMTKIYDKLINMQKVGLDYLTLGQPLTTLSGGELQRLKLAVQLNQTGTIYLLDEPTAGLHMKDVAKLIKLFDELVAAGNTLIIVEHNLEVISKADWLIDVGPDAGIYGGRILFSGLPKDSQQESQSRTGQALKQYNLDRK from the coding sequence ATGTTCGAACATGGTGCAATTGAAGTTCACGATGCTTATCAAAACAACTTAAAGCACGTTGACCTAAAGATTCCCAAGTACGCCATTACAGTCTTCGCTGGTCTGTCTGGATCAGGGAAATCCTCGTTGGTGTTTGACACAATTGCCGCAGCCTCAAGGCGGGAATTGAACGAAACTTTTCCCAGTTTTACCCAGCAGTATCTGCCAAAATACGGGCAGCCGCACGTTAAAAATATCGAGCACCTGCCGGTTGCCATTGTGATTGAACAAAAACGCATCGGTAAAAATGCCCGCTCGACTCTTTCAACCTACACGGGGATTTACTCGTTGTTGAGATTACTGTTTTCAAGGGCTGGTCAACCCTTTGTCGGCTATTCAGACACTTTTTCATTTAACCTGCCCCAAGGAATGTGCCAAAAATGTCAGGGATTGGGCTACGTCGATGATATTGATGCCAACGCGTTAATTGACCCGGAAAAGTCACTGAACCAAGGGGCAATCACTTTTGTCAGCTTTGGTCCCAACACTTGGCGCTGGCGGCGGTACACGGACAGCGGCCTATTTGACAATGATAAGCCTTTGAAAGACTACACTAAAAAAGAAATGGATACTTTGTTATATGCACCTCAACAAACGCTGAAGGATGCGCCGGCCGCATGGCACCGAACTGCCCTTTACGAAGGCTTGATTCCCAGAATTCGTCGATCAATTATCGGCAAAAAGGAAGCTCAGCATCACAAGGAAGCCTTGGCTAAAATTGTCACCAGAAGGCCTTGTCCTGAATGTCATGGGACTCGCCTTCGTCCTGAGGTGCTCACTTGCAAAATCAACGGCAAAAATATTGCCGACGTTTTGTCAATGGACCTGGTTCATGCCTTAAAGTTTCTGCACGAAATCAAGGTGCCATTGGTTACGGACGTCATTCGTGAAGTCGCAACCAAAATTCAGTCGTTGATCGATATTGGCTTGGGCTACCTGACTTTGGACCGCAGCACCGAAACGCTTTCCGGTGGCGAGACGCAACGGATTAAAATCGCCAAATTTTTGACCAGTTCACTGGTGGATATGGTCTACATTTTGGATGAGCCCAGCGTCGGCTTGCATCCCCATGATATTCAGCTGATTAAGAATGCTTTGATCAATTTGAAGAACAAAGGCAACACAATCATGGTCGTTGAGCACAACCCCGAGCTGATGCCAATTGCGGATTATGTGGTGGAAATTGGCCCCAAAGCTGGCCGTGGTGGCGGTCAGGTGACCTTTACCGGTACTTATGACCAACTGCTCAATGGGCACACGATGACCGGTGAATACCTGAAACAACCGCTGACATATCGGAAGCCAAGACCATTTAAATCAGCCATTTCACTTAAGGATGTCACCACCCATAATCTCAAAGACGTCAGCGTCAACATCCCGCTGGGGGTTGAAACGGTCATTTCGGGAGTTGCCGGTTCAGGAAAAAGTTCGTTAGTGGATGCCTTACGGCCAAAGCTCCACGAACCGTATATCGACTTGGCGCAGGGAGCAATTGGAACGAATATCCGCTCGACGCCTGTCACCTACCTCGATATTTTGGATGATATTCGAAAAATTTTTGCCAAAGTTTCCGGGGCTTCCACCAGTCTGTTCAGTTATAACGGCAAAGGTGCCTGCCCCCGCTGTAAAGGAAAAGGCGTTACGATCACCAATATGGCATTCATGGACCCAGTCGTCCAAAAATGTGAGATGTGTGACGGCAAACGTTACAATAACGAGGCTCTCAGCTACCTGTATCAAGGCAAGAACATCAGTGAAGTCCTCAATATGCCAATTGAATCGGCGATTGACTTCTTCAAAGATATGACCAAAATTTATGACAAACTAATCAACATGCAAAAAGTCGGCTTGGACTACCTCACCCTCGGCCAGCCGCTCACAACATTGTCCGGTGGTGAACTGCAGCGATTAAAGCTGGCAGTTCAATTGAACCAAACCGGAACCATTTACTTACTGGATGAACCAACTGCCGGCCTGCACATGAAAGATGTCGCCAAGCTCATCAAACTGTTTGATGAGCTGGTGGCAGCCGGCAACACCCTGATCATCGTCGAGCACAACCTGGAAGTCATCAGTAAGGCTGATTGGCTGATTGACGTCGGTCCGGATGCCGGGATTTATGGTGGTCGGATTTTGTTCTCCGGGTTGCCAAAAGATTCCCAACAAGAATCACAATCTCGGACTGGTCAGGCTTTGAAACAATATAATTTAGATAGAAAATAA
- a CDS encoding Cof-type HAD-IIB family hydrolase, whose product MVALDLDGTLLTSDKTISKGNEQALKAIHDAGVKVVLCTGRPINAIWRFIEQLGLTEDTDYTITFNGALVVHNNDKAELAKSGIEKADLVPLHNFVKAENAPLDILDFQQVYPMTDLKPSMYQQQFKGNIDFVPRAFSDLSTTDEYSKAIVSDKPELLDQYQSAIDDTLRSQYHIVRSQPQIMEFLAAGMDKVVGLKALLAHFDMDFSNLMAFGDAENDLGMIKNAEIGVVMENGQDPVKQAGDVITGNNDADGVAQYVNHYFK is encoded by the coding sequence ATGGTCGCACTTGATTTAGATGGTACCTTGTTAACCAGTGACAAAACAATTTCCAAAGGCAATGAGCAGGCTTTAAAAGCCATTCATGACGCCGGCGTGAAGGTGGTGCTCTGCACCGGCCGGCCGATTAATGCCATTTGGCGGTTCATTGAACAGTTAGGATTAACTGAAGACACCGATTATACAATAACTTTCAACGGTGCACTAGTGGTTCATAACAATGATAAGGCCGAGTTGGCAAAAAGTGGGATTGAGAAGGCCGATTTGGTGCCGCTGCACAATTTTGTCAAAGCCGAGAATGCACCATTAGACATCTTGGACTTCCAGCAGGTCTATCCAATGACCGATTTAAAGCCGTCGATGTACCAGCAGCAGTTCAAGGGAAATATTGACTTTGTTCCCCGGGCCTTTTCTGATTTGAGCACGACTGATGAATACTCCAAAGCCATTGTCAGTGACAAGCCTGAGTTACTGGATCAGTATCAGAGCGCCATTGATGACACCTTACGCAGCCAATATCACATTGTCCGGTCACAACCGCAGATCATGGAATTTTTGGCCGCCGGTATGGATAAAGTTGTCGGCTTGAAGGCATTGTTGGCCCACTTTGACATGGACTTCAGCAATTTAATGGCCTTTGGTGATGCTGAAAATGATCTGGGAATGATCAAAAATGCCGAGATCGGCGTGGTCATGGAAAACGGCCAAGACCCAGTCAAACAAGCGGGGGATGTCATTACCGGCAACAACGACGCTGACGGGGTGGCTCAGTACGTTAATCACTATTTTAAATAA